One window of Aliarcobacter lanthieri genomic DNA carries:
- a CDS encoding HsdM family class I SAM-dependent methyltransferase encodes MKIINKLAVITEQESIKYLTDYFVSYIEDININEKNVDSYVHSILKNKLSYTSKEAELAVTKLRNSEIKIPSKTKLASGTGEIDCGIFINDKLKIIIEDKEPKESVELALSEAIIYADGLNSKGEDIRIVIGFTGIDILLRVLDHTSNRWVPFYINGQELKAFPGKYILNIIYSQKDIHGFIVENIKEDINIRDIIYSLKNIYRTTDLQNDNQKTIDFTIAFIGLKSILEKYKDQGIRGLKNWNSLNNKNNPKDNNSEDDEDLRDNLTSTIDKIFEKMLTKDISEDYTDLFIIKDSENTETFNFKRTLETFQTDYHLLSLRKIYTEITKLHDLHDSKIDLFGEVYESLGEKDFRKSFGQFFTRRHIIKTLIELMEINAYDFIGELYEGVENKQVVSKPKSPKNICDPACGTGGFLTEFFKYIKDEAQKHKNYKTIDLSKLASSSFYGYDIYTANVTRTKINMYLSGDGFSEIRKADTLQDKNINNNKFNYIITNPPYGKGTYTVNYSFQEGTETVIKPVINNQRLEVNFLVKIVDMLLPKGRAMAIIPDGILEATTLSPLRVWLLKYCKIEKIVSLPKHAFAPYTHEKTYAIFFEKRLIPLKDINQIENDPDIWSYIVDNDGFANSDKRFRTDRMDENGKYLHDEFSQWRGIDGSTNDSLIIERYKRKTQLKGEEFYNEWEEKIEGLKYGYISLKEILKDEFITYQTVSVEEVLRRLNREVEEKINIEKIIENIDTLNDEEIRAKEKIFEILQKDHELIFDSKKGIFRDNTKTIEPKALTVKDIVEIVNNNIPSKNLKIKHPKDLTINKEGKYTLKKCYAQILEIAGINYNFNNKNPKYWLKIEENFKPLTSVQQSTKIKKIFQKIYLLNSIEDIIDLEEKEIKESYIEQIENYGLEYDSFRSSFIDKLNPIIRKTLICTPEKYFREAKTQSLILEDFEKENKELILEIKKLFGE; translated from the coding sequence ATGAAAATAATAAATAAATTAGCAGTTATAACAGAACAGGAATCAATCAAATATTTAACTGATTATTTTGTAAGTTATATAGAAGATATTAATATAAATGAGAAAAATGTTGATTCTTATGTTCATTCAATTCTAAAAAATAAATTATCTTATACTTCGAAAGAAGCAGAACTTGCAGTAACTAAACTTAGAAATAGTGAAATTAAAATTCCAAGTAAGACTAAACTAGCAAGCGGAACAGGTGAAATTGATTGTGGAATATTTATAAATGATAAGTTAAAAATAATTATAGAAGATAAAGAACCCAAAGAATCAGTAGAACTTGCGTTAAGTGAAGCAATTATTTATGCAGATGGCTTAAATTCAAAAGGTGAAGACATAAGGATAGTTATTGGATTTACAGGAATAGATATACTTTTGAGAGTATTAGACCATACATCTAATAGATGGGTTCCATTTTATATTAATGGTCAAGAGTTAAAAGCATTTCCTGGAAAATATATTTTAAATATAATATATTCTCAAAAAGATATTCATGGATTTATAGTTGAGAATATTAAAGAAGATATAAATATTAGAGATATAATATACAGTTTAAAAAATATTTATCGGACTACTGATCTCCAAAATGATAATCAAAAAACTATTGACTTTACAATTGCTTTTATTGGTTTGAAATCAATACTAGAAAAATATAAAGACCAGGGTATTAGAGGTCTTAAAAATTGGAATAGCCTAAATAACAAAAATAATCCGAAAGATAATAATTCAGAAGATGATGAAGACTTAAGAGATAATTTAACATCTACCATTGATAAAATATTTGAAAAAATGTTAACAAAGGATATTTCCGAAGACTATACAGATCTATTTATAATAAAAGATAGTGAAAATACAGAAACTTTCAATTTTAAAAGAACACTTGAAACATTTCAAACGGACTATCATTTATTAAGTCTAAGAAAAATTTATACTGAAATAACTAAATTGCATGATTTGCACGACTCAAAAATTGATCTATTTGGTGAAGTATATGAATCATTAGGAGAAAAAGATTTTAGGAAATCTTTTGGACAATTTTTTACAAGACGACATATTATTAAAACTTTAATAGAACTAATGGAAATAAATGCTTATGATTTTATTGGAGAATTATATGAAGGAGTAGAAAATAAACAAGTAGTATCTAAGCCAAAATCTCCTAAAAATATTTGCGATCCTGCTTGTGGTACAGGTGGTTTCCTAACAGAATTTTTTAAATATATTAAAGATGAAGCTCAAAAGCATAAAAACTATAAAACTATAGATTTATCAAAATTAGCTTCAAGCTCTTTCTATGGATACGATATATATACGGCAAATGTTACGAGAACAAAGATCAATATGTATTTATCTGGAGATGGATTTTCAGAAATTAGAAAGGCAGATACTTTACAGGATAAAAATATAAATAACAATAAATTTAATTATATAATTACAAATCCACCTTATGGGAAAGGAACATATACTGTAAATTATTCTTTTCAAGAAGGAACTGAAACTGTAATAAAGCCTGTAATAAATAATCAAAGGTTAGAAGTCAATTTTCTTGTAAAAATAGTTGATATGTTATTACCAAAAGGAAGAGCTATGGCTATTATCCCTGATGGGATATTAGAAGCTACAACGTTATCACCATTAAGAGTTTGGTTGTTAAAATACTGTAAAATTGAAAAGATAGTAAGTCTTCCTAAACATGCTTTCGCACCATACACACATGAGAAAACATATGCAATATTCTTTGAAAAAAGATTGATTCCCTTGAAAGATATTAATCAAATAGAAAATGACCCTGATATTTGGAGTTATATTGTAGATAATGACGGTTTCGCAAATTCTGATAAAAGATTTAGAACAGATAGAATGGATGAAAATGGTAAATATTTACATGACGAGTTTAGTCAGTGGAGAGGAATCGACGGAAGTACAAATGATTCTTTAATAATTGAAAGATATAAAAGAAAAACTCAATTAAAAGGTGAAGAATTTTACAACGAATGGGAGGAAAAAATTGAAGGATTAAAGTATGGGTATATCTCATTAAAAGAAATCTTAAAAGATGAATTTATTACTTATCAAACTGTATCTGTAGAAGAAGTTTTAAGAAGACTGAATAGAGAAGTTGAAGAGAAAATTAATATAGAAAAGATTATTGAAAATATTGATACTTTAAATGATGAAGAAATTAGAGCAAAAGAAAAAATATTTGAAATTCTACAAAAAGATCATGAACTAATATTTGATAGTAAAAAAGGAATTTTTAGAGATAATACGAAAACTATTGAACCAAAAGCTTTAACTGTTAAAGATATAGTTGAAATTGTAAATAACAATATACCTAGTAAAAATCTAAAAATCAAGCACCCAAAAGATCTAACAATAAATAAAGAGGGAAAGTATACTTTAAAGAAATGTTATGCACAGATTTTAGAAATTGCTGGAATAAATTATAACTTTAACAATAAGAATCCTAAATACTGGCTAAAAATTGAAGAGAATTTTAAACCATTAACTTCAGTTCAACAATCTACTAAAATTAAAAAAATTTTTCAAAAAATTTATTTATTAAACTCGATAGAAGACATTATTGATTTAGAAGAAAAAGAAATAAAAGAATCTTACATTGAACAAATTGAAAATTATGGTTTAGAATATGATTCTTTTAGGAGTAGTTTTATCGATAAATTAAATCCTATAATTAGAAAAACATTGATATGTACTCCAGAAAAATATTTTAGAGAAGCTAAAACACAATCTTTAATTCTTGAAGACTTTGAGAAAGAAAATAAAGAATTAATTTTAGAGATTAAAAAGTTATTTGGAGAATAG